From Chryseobacterium salivictor, a single genomic window includes:
- a CDS encoding calcium:proton antiporter, with product MKLKKFIHWTVLVPLLSAAFYLLGFLNNTPLTNIIGALLLFSSVMAAVHHAEVIAHKVGEPYGTVILAICITILEVGLIISFMLSGSEGALTYARDTVFAAVMIILNGILGICIWVGSRKYKEQFFIANSATTYLVSLVAILVLTLILPNYTSTKHGPFYSNAQLVFVSVACLTIYGTFLMFQNVRHRNYFVVEKEDQTPHEADPPSVPKALVSLFLLIICLAVVIFMAKGLSPVIEEFVESIGAPHELVGVIIAFVVLLPEGLAAIRAARNNQIQSSINLSLGSALASVGLTIPTVSVVCIIYDIPFVLGLGMKSIILLALSVFIVMLSLSRGKTNHLYGTVLLVNLAAYIFTVIVP from the coding sequence ATGAAATTAAAAAAGTTTATTCACTGGACGGTACTTGTACCGCTTTTATCTGCTGCTTTCTATCTTTTGGGCTTCTTAAATAACACTCCTCTTACCAATATTATAGGGGCTTTGTTATTATTTTCAAGTGTGATGGCAGCAGTGCATCATGCCGAAGTTATAGCGCATAAAGTAGGTGAACCTTACGGAACCGTCATTCTCGCAATTTGCATCACGATTTTAGAAGTGGGATTAATTATTTCCTTCATGCTTTCCGGTAGCGAAGGCGCGCTCACTTACGCCAGAGATACCGTTTTTGCAGCGGTAATGATTATTCTCAATGGTATTCTCGGTATTTGTATCTGGGTGGGGAGCAGAAAGTATAAAGAACAGTTTTTTATCGCTAATTCGGCAACAACTTATTTGGTAAGTTTGGTGGCGATTTTGGTGCTCACACTGATTTTACCGAACTATACCTCAACGAAACACGGTCCTTTTTACAGTAATGCGCAGTTGGTTTTTGTTTCCGTTGCCTGTCTTACTATTTACGGAACGTTTTTAATGTTCCAAAACGTTCGGCACCGCAATTATTTCGTTGTCGAAAAGGAAGATCAGACTCCTCACGAAGCAGATCCGCCATCAGTTCCAAAAGCTTTAGTCAGTCTATTTTTATTGATTATCTGTCTGGCAGTCGTTATTTTCATGGCCAAAGGACTTTCGCCGGTGATCGAAGAATTTGTAGAAAGTATTGGCGCACCGCATGAATTGGTGGGAGTAATTATTGCATTTGTCGTTTTGCTTCCCGAGGGTTTAGCCGCAATACGTGCTGCCCGGAACAATCAAATTCAGTCTTCCATTAATTTAAGTTTAGGCTCGGCTCTGGCCAGTGTGGGTTTAACGATTCCTACCGTATCGGTCGTGTGTATTATTTACGACATTCCCTTTGTTTTGGGACTCGGCATGAAATCAATTATCCTCTTGGCGCTGTCCGTATTTATTGTGATGCTGTCGCTAAGTCGGGGGAAAACGAATCATTTGTACGGAACCGTACTTTTGGTCAATTTGGCAGCGTATATTTTTACGGTAATTGTACCTTAA
- the dprA gene encoding DNA-processing protein DprA — MRHEETLYAIALRRCPLIGDVIFRKLVAEVGSAKEVWDLSKSGLQTIFGIGRKIAVEIGNPDHLKFAEKEIEFCLKNNIKINLRHLGDLPAILNECDDAPAILYQKGDFDSSKKAVSIVGTRNISNYGKQFIEDFLNAVKNENITTVSGLALGADAEVHDISIKNKIQTVAVLAHGFHTLYPSRNRKLSQKILEENGVLFTEFNSSQKPDRENFIQRNRIIAGLTPATVVVETAFGGGSISTATFANNYNREVYALPGRIDEKYSQGCNQLIFQNKAAVISTIPSLVDQLGFQNETAKTGELFPSSEIKIVLPEQQENILAILDKKTPFSLDEISQRLEIPTYKILPDLLQLEILGLIKALSGRQYLAL; from the coding sequence ATGCGTCACGAAGAAACCCTTTACGCTATCGCATTGCGGCGCTGCCCTTTAATCGGAGATGTGATTTTCCGAAAATTAGTGGCAGAGGTTGGTTCGGCGAAAGAGGTTTGGGATCTTTCAAAATCAGGTTTACAAACTATTTTTGGTATCGGAAGAAAAATTGCAGTTGAAATCGGAAATCCCGACCACTTAAAATTTGCAGAGAAAGAAATTGAATTTTGCCTCAAAAACAATATTAAAATTAACCTGCGTCATCTCGGAGATTTACCGGCAATTTTAAATGAATGTGACGACGCGCCCGCTATTCTCTATCAAAAAGGAGATTTCGACTCTTCAAAAAAAGCTGTGAGCATCGTTGGTACCAGAAATATTTCAAACTACGGAAAACAATTTATTGAAGACTTTTTAAATGCGGTTAAAAATGAAAACATCACCACCGTCAGTGGTTTGGCCCTGGGAGCCGATGCTGAGGTTCACGATATTTCCATAAAAAATAAAATTCAGACTGTTGCCGTTCTGGCGCACGGTTTTCACACCCTTTATCCTTCCAGAAACCGAAAACTTTCGCAGAAAATTCTCGAAGAAAACGGCGTTTTGTTTACTGAATTCAATTCTTCTCAAAAGCCGGATCGGGAGAATTTCATACAGCGAAACCGCATCATTGCAGGATTAACGCCTGCTACGGTTGTTGTAGAAACTGCTTTTGGTGGCGGCTCGATCAGCACAGCAACTTTTGCTAATAATTACAACAGAGAAGTGTATGCGTTGCCCGGCAGAATCGACGAGAAATACAGCCAAGGTTGCAATCAGCTTATTTTTCAAAACAAGGCGGCGGTGATTTCTACGATTCCATCACTCGTCGATCAGCTTGGTTTTCAAAACGAAACGGCAAAAACCGGCGAACTTTTTCCCAGTTCTGAAATAAAGATTGTACTGCCTGAACAGCAGGAAAATATCCTTGCTATCCTGGATAAAAAAACTCCGTTTTCCTTGGACGAAATATCACAACGGTTAGAAATACCAACCTATAAAATTTTGCCTGATTTATTACAATTAGAAATTCTGGGTTTAATAAAAGCACTTTCGGGTAGACAATATCTTGCGCTTTAG
- a CDS encoding YkgJ family cysteine cluster protein has translation MNLDFYKTQAIQKQKEHKKFLDWMKKKPPKNLDYTVQETHDEVFGKIDCLQCANCCKTTGPLFTPKDVERIAKHLKMKTADFEDKFLRTDEDGDQVLQNLPCWFLNEDNTCSIYDVRPKACREFPHTDRKKIYQINNLTIQNTVVCPAAFEFVERLQEKLEKK, from the coding sequence ATGAATTTAGATTTCTATAAAACCCAGGCTATTCAAAAACAGAAAGAACACAAAAAATTTCTGGACTGGATGAAGAAAAAACCACCCAAAAATCTCGATTATACCGTACAGGAAACTCATGATGAGGTTTTCGGAAAAATAGATTGCCTGCAATGTGCAAACTGTTGTAAAACGACAGGCCCCCTTTTCACTCCAAAAGACGTTGAAAGAATCGCCAAACATTTAAAAATGAAAACTGCGGATTTCGAAGATAAATTCCTCAGAACAGATGAAGACGGCGATCAGGTTTTACAAAATCTTCCGTGTTGGTTTTTAAATGAAGATAATACGTGTTCTATCTACGACGTCCGTCCCAAAGCCTGTCGGGAATTCCCACACACCGACCGCAAAAAAATCTATCAGATTAATAATTTAACGATACAGAACACCGTCGTTTGCCCCGCTGCTTTTGAATTTGTAGAGCGGTTACAAGAAAAATTAGAAAAGAAATAA
- a CDS encoding ion channel → MATLKSKFSHLQSRDDTGFSSNASGRFVHKNGMPNVRRAGLSNPLQKYSWYHTMLDLPSWKFILLLISGYILANLCFATIYYSIGIEHLTGIDESTPLSEFTDVFFFSAQTFTTVGYGRIAPVGFLASMVATFEAFLGLLGFAIATGLFYGRFSRPQAFLKFSKIALIVPYEGSSALMFRMAPYKNNLLTDAQVILTCAIDDTDEHGELKSKFFTLKTVISQINILSLNWTVVHKIDEYSPFFELTKENFETMDVEVFVHLRAFDEVFCNTVVQRTSYSSHHQEIIFAQKFNKMYAPSKRQKTTVLNLDLIDSYTPYSPYSI, encoded by the coding sequence ATGGCAACTCTAAAAAGTAAGTTTTCCCATTTACAGTCCCGTGACGACACTGGCTTCAGTTCCAATGCCAGCGGTAGATTCGTACATAAAAATGGAATGCCGAATGTTAGAAGAGCAGGTTTATCAAACCCATTACAGAAATACAGTTGGTACCATACCATGCTGGATTTACCTTCCTGGAAGTTTATTCTCCTTCTGATTTCAGGATATATTCTGGCCAATCTGTGTTTTGCTACGATTTATTACAGCATTGGTATCGAGCACCTTACCGGAATTGATGAAAGTACGCCTCTCAGTGAATTTACCGATGTTTTCTTTTTCAGTGCCCAAACATTTACCACGGTAGGATACGGTCGAATTGCGCCGGTCGGATTTTTAGCAAGCATGGTTGCTACTTTCGAAGCTTTTTTAGGATTGCTGGGTTTTGCCATTGCCACCGGTTTATTCTATGGAAGGTTTTCCCGGCCTCAGGCGTTTTTAAAATTCAGTAAAATTGCATTAATTGTTCCTTATGAGGGAAGTAGCGCTTTAATGTTCAGAATGGCACCTTATAAAAATAATCTTTTAACAGATGCTCAGGTCATCCTCACCTGCGCTATCGATGATACAGATGAACACGGGGAATTAAAAAGCAAGTTCTTTACTTTAAAGACGGTCATCAGTCAAATAAATATCCTTTCCCTAAACTGGACGGTGGTTCATAAGATCGATGAATATTCTCCCTTCTTTGAATTGACCAAAGAAAACTTTGAAACGATGGATGTTGAAGTATTTGTGCATCTTCGTGCATTTGATGAAGTATTTTGTAACACCGTAGTGCAGCGGACTTCTTATTCGTCTCACCATCAGGAAATTATCTTCGCTCAAAAATTCAACAAGATGTACGCGCCATCCAAACGACAAAAAACAACAGTCTTGAATCTGGACTTAATCGATTCTTACACTCCTTATTCTCCCTATTCCATTTAG
- the gdhA gene encoding NADP-specific glutamate dehydrogenase, which produces MEHYNTEQKIQEFIANIEAKNPNEPEFLQAVKEVANTVIPFIATHKEYDGMKLLERMAEPERTIIFRVPWVDDAGEIQVNRGFRIQMNSAIGPYKGGIRFHPTVNLSVLKFLAFEQTFKNSLTTLPMGGGKGGSDFDPQGKSNMEVMRFCQAFMTEMCKYIGPETDVPAGDIGVGAREIGYLFGQYKKIRNEFTGVLTGKGLAYGGSLIRPEATGYGVVYFCEQMLKTIGQEVKGKTFAVSGFGNVAWGVVKKVNELGGKVVTISGPDGYVYDEDGISGEKVDYLLQLRASGNNRAEDFAKKFPSAKFYAGKRPWSVKCDVAIPAATQNELFLEDAQTLVANGVICVTEAANMPSTLDAINYFLDNKVLFSPGKASNAGGVATSGLEMTQNSIRLNWSSEEVDARLKEIMIGIHKACRDYGTEEDGYVNYVKGANIAGFVKVAEAMLAQGVV; this is translated from the coding sequence ATGGAACATTATAACACAGAGCAAAAAATTCAGGAATTTATCGCAAACATTGAAGCGAAAAATCCAAACGAGCCGGAATTCTTACAAGCCGTAAAAGAAGTTGCCAATACAGTGATTCCTTTCATTGCAACGCACAAAGAATATGATGGCATGAAACTTCTGGAAAGAATGGCAGAGCCAGAAAGAACCATTATTTTCCGCGTTCCATGGGTTGATGATGCTGGTGAAATTCAGGTGAATCGGGGGTTCAGAATTCAAATGAACTCTGCAATCGGTCCATACAAAGGAGGAATCCGTTTCCATCCAACCGTGAATTTATCTGTGCTTAAGTTTCTTGCTTTTGAGCAAACCTTTAAAAACTCGCTGACAACCCTGCCAATGGGCGGAGGGAAAGGCGGTTCGGACTTTGATCCACAAGGAAAATCCAATATGGAAGTGATGCGTTTTTGTCAGGCATTTATGACTGAAATGTGCAAATATATCGGCCCTGAAACTGATGTTCCCGCGGGAGATATCGGAGTGGGAGCAAGAGAAATTGGTTATTTATTTGGCCAGTACAAAAAAATCAGAAATGAGTTTACCGGTGTATTAACCGGGAAAGGACTGGCGTACGGCGGATCATTAATCCGTCCTGAAGCGACAGGATATGGTGTTGTTTATTTCTGCGAACAAATGCTCAAAACAATCGGGCAGGAAGTTAAAGGTAAGACCTTCGCTGTTTCCGGTTTTGGAAATGTTGCCTGGGGCGTGGTAAAAAAAGTAAATGAGTTAGGCGGAAAAGTAGTGACGATTTCCGGACCTGATGGTTATGTATATGATGAAGACGGCATCTCCGGAGAAAAAGTTGATTATTTACTGCAGCTTCGTGCTTCTGGAAATAACCGGGCCGAAGATTTCGCAAAGAAATTCCCGAGTGCTAAGTTCTATGCAGGAAAACGGCCATGGAGTGTAAAATGTGATGTTGCGATTCCGGCTGCAACGCAGAATGAATTATTCCTGGAAGATGCACAAACATTAGTTGCCAACGGTGTAATCTGCGTAACCGAAGCGGCGAATATGCCTTCTACCTTGGATGCAATCAACTATTTCTTGGATAACAAAGTTTTGTTCTCGCCGGGGAAAGCCTCCAATGCTGGTGGCGTAGCAACATCAGGCTTAGAAATGACTCAGAATTCAATTCGGTTGAACTGGTCTTCTGAAGAAGTTGATGCAAGATTAAAGGAAATTATGATCGGAATCCATAAAGCGTGTCGCGATTATGGTACTGAAGAAGATGGCTACGTAAATTATGTGAAAGGTGCGAACATTGCGGGCTTTGTGAAAGTTGCCGAAGCAATGCTGGCGCAAGGTGTCGTGTAA
- a CDS encoding YifB family Mg chelatase-like AAA ATPase: MLVKIYGSAIFGVSAQTITIEVNVDTGGVGYHLVGLPDNAIKESSYRISAALKNIGFKIPGKKITINMAPADLRKEGSAYDLSIALGILAASEQINAEEISKYIIMGELSLDGGLLPIKGVLPIAIKAKEEGFKGIILPKLNIREAAIVSDLEVYGVDNIKEVVDFFNEGIPLERTTIDIRKEFQEKAHHFPNDFSEVKGQETAKRAMEVAAAGGHNIILIGPPGSGKTMLAKRVPTILPPLTLREALETTKIHSVAGKIGAETSLMTVRPFRSPHHTISDVALVGGGSYPQPGEISLAHNGVLFLDEMPEFKRTVLEVMRQPLEDREVTISRAKFTVNYPASFMLVASMNPSPSGFFPDDPNNTSSQFEMQRYMNRLSGPLLDRIDIHIEVQKVEFEQLADKRRGEQSDEIRRRVLMAREIQSNRYKECDIHYNAQMGPREIEKFCELDEDSQLLIKTAMEKLNLSARAFDRILKVSRTIADLEQADALNAAHISEAIQYRSLDREFWNV; encoded by the coding sequence ATGCTAGTAAAAATTTACGGGAGTGCCATCTTCGGAGTTTCTGCGCAGACTATTACCATTGAAGTTAATGTAGATACCGGCGGCGTTGGTTACCATTTGGTCGGTCTTCCGGATAATGCGATTAAGGAAAGCAGTTACCGGATATCGGCAGCATTAAAAAATATCGGATTTAAAATTCCCGGCAAGAAAATAACGATCAATATGGCGCCCGCTGATTTACGGAAAGAAGGTTCGGCCTATGACCTGAGTATAGCTCTGGGAATACTTGCCGCCTCTGAACAAATTAACGCCGAAGAAATCAGCAAATACATCATCATGGGCGAGTTGTCGCTGGATGGGGGCCTGTTGCCCATAAAAGGAGTACTTCCGATTGCCATCAAAGCAAAAGAAGAAGGGTTTAAGGGAATCATCCTGCCCAAACTTAATATTCGGGAAGCTGCCATCGTGAGCGATCTGGAAGTTTATGGCGTTGACAATATCAAAGAGGTCGTGGATTTCTTTAATGAAGGGATTCCACTGGAGCGGACGACGATTGATATCCGGAAAGAGTTTCAGGAAAAAGCACATCATTTCCCCAATGATTTTTCAGAAGTAAAAGGCCAGGAAACCGCAAAACGCGCGATGGAGGTGGCGGCGGCAGGTGGTCACAACATTATCTTAATCGGGCCGCCCGGAAGTGGAAAAACGATGCTGGCAAAGCGGGTTCCTACCATACTTCCGCCTTTGACTTTAAGGGAAGCTCTGGAAACAACTAAAATACATTCTGTCGCGGGGAAAATCGGAGCAGAAACCTCATTAATGACGGTTCGCCCGTTTAGAAGTCCACATCACACCATTTCAGATGTCGCTTTGGTTGGAGGCGGCAGTTATCCGCAACCTGGCGAGATTTCATTAGCGCACAACGGTGTTTTGTTTCTGGATGAAATGCCGGAATTTAAAAGGACGGTCTTAGAGGTGATGCGCCAACCTTTAGAAGATCGGGAAGTCACTATTTCCCGTGCGAAGTTCACGGTGAATTATCCGGCAAGTTTTATGCTGGTAGCGAGCATGAATCCCAGTCCCAGTGGTTTTTTTCCGGATGATCCCAATAATACTTCTTCACAGTTCGAGATGCAGCGGTATATGAACAGGCTTTCCGGCCCGTTGCTCGACAGAATCGACATTCATATCGAGGTACAGAAGGTAGAATTTGAGCAACTCGCCGATAAAAGAAGAGGAGAACAGAGTGATGAAATAAGAAGGCGGGTTTTGATGGCGCGCGAAATTCAAAGCAACCGTTATAAAGAATGCGATATTCACTATAATGCGCAAATGGGGCCGCGGGAAATTGAGAAGTTTTGCGAACTCGATGAAGATTCCCAATTGCTTATTAAAACAGCGATGGAAAAACTGAATTTGTCTGCACGTGCTTTTGACAGAATTCTAAAAGTTTCCCGTACCATCGCCGATTTGGAACAGGCAGACGCATTAAATGCCGCTCATATTTCAGAAGCAATTCAGTACCGCAGTTTAGACCGTGAATTTTGGAATGTATAA
- a CDS encoding rhomboid family intramembrane serine protease: MLRNQLNFKALLYAAIVVAAMWLGYFLQHIGWFSGCSGAIIPLNPYGLKGIFLSPFLHGNFDHIFGNSIPVFVLIFLLFQFYPFIAKQILFLGWVLTGFLVWLLPPIDIYNGEFNHVCIIGASGIVYVLAFFLFFSGIFRWNVKFLTVSMLVALYYGSLIWGVLPEELFSQLPEPSRVSWQSHLSGAAIGILMAFIFRKSGKKKVKYIWEFPNYYSEKDDKLWQEYKENHPEDFMELPYKKKENVWERLDELRKNE; the protein is encoded by the coding sequence ATGCTCAGAAACCAACTTAATTTTAAAGCCTTACTTTACGCAGCCATCGTGGTTGCGGCGATGTGGCTGGGATATTTTTTACAACACATCGGTTGGTTCAGTGGTTGTTCAGGCGCCATCATTCCGCTAAATCCTTACGGACTGAAAGGTATTTTCCTGTCGCCTTTTCTTCATGGAAACTTTGATCATATCTTTGGCAATTCCATTCCTGTTTTTGTTTTAATATTTCTGTTATTTCAATTTTATCCTTTTATTGCAAAACAAATATTATTTCTGGGTTGGGTTTTAACAGGTTTTTTAGTTTGGCTTTTACCTCCGATTGATATTTACAACGGAGAGTTCAACCATGTCTGTATCATCGGTGCAAGTGGAATTGTTTACGTACTGGCTTTTTTCTTGTTTTTCAGTGGTATATTCCGATGGAATGTGAAATTCTTAACCGTTTCGATGCTCGTTGCGTTGTATTACGGCAGTTTAATTTGGGGCGTTTTGCCAGAGGAGTTATTTTCTCAGCTGCCAGAACCGAGCAGGGTGTCTTGGCAATCCCATTTATCCGGTGCAGCTATTGGGATATTAATGGCATTTATTTTCCGGAAATCAGGTAAAAAAAAAGTAAAATACATTTGGGAATTTCCTAACTATTACAGTGAAAAAGACGATAAACTATGGCAGGAATACAAAGAAAATCATCCTGAAGATTTTATGGAGCTTCCTTATAAAAAGAAAGAAAATGTATGGGAACGTTTAGATGAACTCCGTAAAAATGAATAA
- a CDS encoding bifunctional folylpolyglutamate synthase/dihydrofolate synthase, with protein MTNQQYQEAIAWLFVQMPSYQTDGQKAYKPGLENITKLCNLFGNPQETLKMIHIGGTNGKGSTSNMLASVLQEAGYKVGLYNSPHLIDFTERIKINGENCDKEFVYQFIQKLRNLPQEITPSFFEFTTVMAFEYFYRKKVDYAIIEVGLGGRLDSTNIITPMISAITNVALDHQDLLGNTIEEIAFEKAGIVKPDIPVVSGAENSVVKNIIENTAIEKNAQFIDATLISNNFKSDLKGNYQQKNIKVVLALIKELKNLGLDISDKNTQNGLLNVYKNTNFIGRWFEFSTDPLIICDTAHNRAGLEQVFEQLNSIPKFKHIILGFVSEKNINEVLQILPEHSTFYFAKPTNNRGRHPEDYEDLLKKSKINYKIFTTVQEAYLFAKQEVKKEEMIFIGGSNFVVGEFLEKNLDD; from the coding sequence ATGACAAATCAGCAATATCAAGAAGCAATCGCCTGGCTTTTCGTACAGATGCCGAGCTACCAAACCGACGGTCAAAAGGCTTACAAGCCGGGACTGGAGAATATCACAAAGCTCTGTAACCTGTTCGGTAATCCACAGGAAACACTGAAAATGATTCATATCGGTGGAACCAACGGGAAAGGTTCGACCAGCAATATGCTTGCATCGGTATTGCAGGAAGCTGGCTACAAAGTTGGACTTTACAATTCACCACACCTTATTGATTTTACCGAAAGAATAAAAATTAATGGTGAAAACTGCGACAAAGAATTCGTGTACCAATTCATTCAAAAACTGAGAAATTTACCTCAGGAAATTACGCCTTCTTTTTTTGAGTTCACTACGGTTATGGCCTTTGAATATTTTTACCGGAAAAAAGTAGATTACGCCATTATCGAAGTTGGCTTGGGCGGCAGATTAGACTCTACCAACATCATTACACCGATGATCTCTGCGATTACCAATGTCGCTCTGGATCACCAGGATTTGCTGGGAAACACTATTGAAGAAATTGCCTTCGAAAAAGCCGGAATAGTTAAACCAGACATTCCTGTTGTCTCAGGTGCCGAAAATTCAGTCGTTAAAAATATCATTGAAAATACAGCAATAGAAAAAAACGCTCAGTTCATTGATGCGACCCTTATTAGCAATAATTTTAAATCTGATTTAAAAGGAAATTATCAGCAGAAGAATATTAAGGTCGTATTGGCTTTAATTAAAGAATTAAAAAATTTGGGACTGGATATTTCAGATAAAAATACTCAAAACGGACTTTTAAACGTTTACAAAAACACCAACTTTATCGGCCGGTGGTTTGAATTTTCGACCGATCCGCTCATTATTTGCGATACTGCACACAATCGGGCTGGCTTGGAACAGGTTTTTGAACAGCTTAATTCGATCCCGAAATTCAAACATATCATTTTAGGATTTGTTTCTGAAAAGAATATTAATGAAGTTTTACAGATTCTTCCTGAGCATTCCACCTTCTATTTTGCAAAACCGACTAACAACCGGGGACGTCACCCAGAGGATTATGAAGATTTATTGAAAAAATCAAAAATAAATTATAAAATTTTTACCACGGTTCAGGAGGCTTATCTTTTTGCAAAACAAGAAGTTAAAAAAGAAGAAATGATTTTCATTGGCGGAAGCAACTTTGTGGTCGGGGAATTTTTAGAAAAAAATTTGGATGATTAG
- a CDS encoding DUF3078 domain-containing protein has protein sequence MRKLYTVIMSLGSLAAYSQKDKNILIEIDSISQSRWKATALNLDSLANPKLEKFTPVFRDTIVIRDRVTITGSENDIPVTPYNILQLKDPIKWFYYGQNNLIFNQSSFSNWNSGGNNNIGIIGKINYTLSYKNRKHFLDNNIQLGYGFVSSQGESSRKTEDYINIMTNYGYDIGKNFYLSTGFQFLSQFSSGYNYAVTPNPSFGDRISRFMSPGYIYTGVGILYNPNENFQMIVRPVNGKFTFVTDPLLQQAGRYGLEKDGQSVRAEIGALVNIVYRLKIYKDINLVNQLNLFSNYAFHPERVDIAYNGSLNFKFNKFINTTIALDLLYDHDQIKKLQLKQTLGVGFSYNFGFEVKEKNKKMIKPFVAN, from the coding sequence ATGAGAAAGTTGTATACTGTTATTATGTCATTGGGTTCATTGGCAGCTTATTCCCAGAAAGATAAAAATATCCTGATCGAGATTGATTCTATTTCACAAAGCAGATGGAAAGCTACTGCGCTGAATTTAGACAGTCTGGCTAATCCGAAGCTGGAAAAATTCACTCCTGTATTTAGGGATACAATTGTTATCCGCGACCGCGTCACTATTACCGGAAGCGAGAACGATATCCCCGTTACTCCTTATAATATTTTACAATTAAAAGATCCTATTAAATGGTTTTATTATGGCCAGAATAACCTGATATTCAACCAGTCTTCATTTTCCAACTGGAATTCCGGGGGCAACAATAATATCGGAATTATCGGGAAAATCAATTATACATTAAGTTATAAAAACAGAAAACATTTCTTAGACAACAATATACAATTGGGGTACGGTTTTGTATCTTCTCAGGGAGAATCATCGAGAAAAACAGAGGATTATATTAATATCATGACCAATTACGGCTACGATATCGGAAAGAATTTCTACTTATCCACCGGTTTTCAGTTTCTATCGCAATTCTCATCAGGATATAATTATGCAGTGACGCCAAATCCTTCTTTCGGGGACCGGATTTCCCGCTTTATGTCACCGGGCTATATCTATACCGGGGTCGGGATTTTGTATAATCCAAACGAAAATTTCCAGATGATCGTCAGACCTGTAAATGGTAAGTTTACTTTTGTCACCGACCCTTTACTGCAGCAGGCGGGCAGATATGGTTTAGAGAAAGACGGCCAGTCGGTGAGAGCTGAAATTGGTGCTTTGGTGAATATTGTTTACCGATTAAAGATTTACAAAGACATTAATTTAGTGAATCAGCTTAATTTATTCAGCAATTACGCCTTTCACCCGGAGAGAGTTGATATTGCCTACAATGGTTCTCTCAATTTTAAATTCAATAAATTTATCAACACCACCATCGCCTTAGATCTGCTTTACGATCATGATCAAATCAAGAAGCTTCAGTTAAAACAAACTTTGGGTGTTGGCTTTTCTTATAATTTTGGTTTCGAAGTTAAAGAAAAGAATAAAAAAATGATCAAGCCTTTCGTTGCGAATTAA
- a CDS encoding group III truncated hemoglobin — MKKLETRQDIEDLVNRFYDKVQNDDTIGFFFNDVAKVDWAHHLPKMYSFWETLLFGQISYKGNPMAVHFPINAEVPMEKFHFEHWITLWTATVEENFSGEMAELAVYKAKNIANLMAHKMEIARKTR, encoded by the coding sequence ATGAAAAAATTGGAAACACGGCAGGATATTGAGGATTTGGTGAATCGTTTCTATGATAAAGTTCAAAATGACGATACGATAGGATTTTTCTTTAATGACGTGGCAAAAGTCGACTGGGCGCATCATTTACCCAAGATGTATTCTTTTTGGGAAACGCTTTTATTTGGACAGATTTCTTACAAAGGAAACCCCATGGCAGTGCATTTCCCCATCAATGCTGAAGTTCCCATGGAAAAATTTCATTTCGAGCATTGGATTACGTTATGGACTGCAACGGTCGAAGAAAATTTCTCCGGCGAAATGGCGGAATTGGCTGTTTACAAAGCAAAAAATATAGCAAACCTCATGGCTCACAAAATGGAAATTGCCCGAAAAACCAGATAA